A stretch of DNA from Synergistaceae bacterium:
CTGCTGAAAAGGGCTGCGAGGCCGCAAAAAATGTAATTGACGAATATATAAGTAATCTTGCTTGCGGACTTGCTAATTTAATCAACGGAATGAATCCCGAAATTATCAGCTTGGGCGGAGGAGTCGCAAATCAGGGCGAAAAATTATTAGTGCCGCTCCGCGAAAAAGTTATGTCAGAAATTTATGAGGGCTTGAGAAGTAAATCATCTAAAATAGTAGCATGTACTCTCGGCTATAAAGCGGGCTTAATCGGTGCAGCTATGGCCAGCAGGAACGAGCTAAATAATTAATGCAATTGCTAAATCATTCACGTTTGTACCGGTCGGACCCGTCATTAATAGTGCATTAACTGTCTTGAGTGCGTTATAAGAGTCGTTATTCTTGAGAGTCTCACTGATTGAAATATTTGCGGCTTTGAGTTTTGACTCCGTCTGACCGTCTACGATTCCCCCTGCTGAGTCCGTCGGCCCGTCTGTACCGTCCGAACCTAACGAGGCAATTATTACATTATCAAGTCCTGAAATTCCTTGAGCTGCTGACAAAGCAAATTCTTGATTACGTCCGCCCATTCCCTTCCCGGTTAAGTGTACGACTGTTTCACCGCCTGCAATAATTGCGCACGGAGCTTTAACGGGACGGCCAGAAAATTTTATTTCACGAGCTATTGACGCAAAGAACGCCCCTGCCTCTTTTGCCTCGCATGTCATTGTAGTAGTGAGTAATAAAGGCTCATAACCTTTTGATTTAGCTATATTGCAGGCTGCCTCGCACAAAGCTGTAACACTTCCGGTAATTACTGCAGTAACGTTATCTAATTTTTTCGGAGTCTCCTGCGCTAAAATTTTTAGTAATTCGGGCTTAATGTGTAAATCATATTTTTTTATGATTGAGAAGGCTTCTTCACTTGTTGACTCATCAGGCCAAGCGGGACCGGACGCAATACTATCGAGTCTATCTCCTAATACATCAGACAATACGACCATGAAGACTCTTGCAGGAGCGCATAATTTCGCAAATCTTCCGCCTTTGACTCCTGATAAATGCTTGCGTATAGTGTTTATCTCTACAATATCAGCCCCGCAAGCTAATAATTGATTAGTAACGTCTTTCATGTCAGCAAGAGTCACGCCCTCTGCAGGAAGTTCGAACAGTGCCGAGCCTCCGCCGCTGACTAGAAATAAAACGGTGTCATCAGGAGTTAAATTTTTAACGTGTTCGAGTAATTCACGAGTCCCCGTTAAAGTATTCTCGTCTAAAACAGGATGCCCGGCCTCAAAAATTTCAAGCCCGGGAATATTGCCCATTGAGTGAGAATATTTTGTAATGACAGCTCCGGAAATCTGCGAGCCTAAAATATCACTTGCTGACTTGGCCATTCTCCACGCTGCTTTGCCGATTGACGCGACAATTAAGCGGCCTTTATTGAGTCTTGATTGAAATTCTGAATGCTGCAGGGCCTCTTTTACGGCTGACTCAGGCAAGACGGCTTTTATTGCGTTATTAATTATCTCGTGAATGTCCTGATTTAGATCTCGCATGATTATATTAATTCTCCCGTTCATGAAAAATTTTACAAGCAATAAATAATAAAATCTCCCTGCTGAAATAATAAGCGCTCAACACTCAACAGGGAGAAAATTTATATTTCTAATATCCTAATAAACGCGGCAAAAATGCTGTTAACTCAGGCCAAACGCTTATTGCTACGAGAACTATTACATTACATAAAATATAAGGCGCAGCACCTTTAAATATATCTATAATCGGCATTCTATTAATTTTGTTACAGGCATTGAGGCACATTCCCACCGGCGGAGTTACAAGCCCTATAGCAAGTCCCGTTATCATCATCGCACCGAACTGAAGCGCGGAAATTCCAAAGTGTTCCATGACAGGCAGCATTATCGGAGTGAGTAATAATATAGCCGGGCTCACGTCTATAAATGTCCCGATTATTAATATTAACACGTCGAACATTAAGGCAATTCCTACGCGAGATACGTTCATGCTCATAAAGAAATTTGCTACAATTTCGGGGACTTTCTGAATCGTCAAAATCCATGTAAAAATTTGCGTGAATCCTATAATTAACATGACTGATGATGAAGATATCAGCGTTTTCTTTAAAGCAACCCAGACATCTTTTAATGTAAGCTCGCGATAAAGAAAGAATCCTACTAATAAACTATATAACACAGCAACTCCGGCAGATTCACTCGCTGTGCAGATACCGCCCGAGACGCACAAAACTATGAATACAGGCATTAACAGCGCGGGAATTCCTGCGAACATTGCGCCCCAGAATCTTTTTGACGAGAAGGGAATTTGTTTAGGGTGCCAGCCGTTTTTCACACTGAACCAGAAAACTAATAGAGTTTGCGAGATTCCTATTAAGATTCCCGGAACTGCTCCGGCCATGAATAATGCTCCGATTGAAGCTCCTGAGACCATCGCATAAACTACCATAGGTGTAGACGGCGGAATAATCATTCCCATTGTTGAAGACGCGACAGTTATACCGGCCGACGCGCTTTTAGGGTAGCCCTCTTTCTCCATTGCGGGAATTAATATACTTCCAAGTGCCGAAGTGTCAGCAACTGACGAGCCCGAAATACCCCCGAATATCATAGAGCCCACGACGTTAACTTCTCCGAGTCCTCCGTGTATAGGCCGCAAAATTTCCATACAAAAATCTATAATTCTTTTGGTGATCCCGCCAGTGTTCATTAATTCGCCCGCTAACATGAATAGAGGCATAGCAATCATTAACTCGCTATATACACCGTTCCAGATTCTTTGCGGCATCATCGTTAAAAACATAGGACGCACGGCAGAAAGATACGTGATACATGACGCACCTATTGAGAAAGCAAGAGGGACTCCTATAAATGCAAAAATTATTAAGCCAAGCAATAAGAATACTATTACCATTTAAAAAATTTCTCCTTCCTGTTCGTGTTCTTGAGACGCAAAATATGATAACGGAGCTTTATAATTTCTGTAAATTTTTATGAGTATACACAGCGCGCAAATTACTCCGCAGACCGGCATTATTCCATACATGTAAATCATGGGAACTTCCATTCCCTGACTTATTTGTTTGCCCATTCTCTGAGCATAAAGCCACGAATAATTAATAAATACGCAGTCAACAATTAAGACTATTAAGCCGTTAAATATGCTCATCCAGCGTTTAACAGCAGGGCGGAATTTGTCAGATAAAATTGTTATAGAAACATGCTCATCCTTCAAAACATTTATACCCATTCCCCAGAAAGTAGTAAACGCAAATAATGTTACGTTAAATTCTGATACTGACTTCCAGCTAAGAGAAAAGCAATAACGCGCTATA
This window harbors:
- a CDS encoding glycerate kinase, whose translation is MRDLNQDIHEIINNAIKAVLPESAVKEALQHSEFQSRLNKGRLIVASIGKAAWRMAKSASDILGSQISGAVITKYSHSMGNIPGLEIFEAGHPVLDENTLTGTRELLEHVKNLTPDDTVLFLVSGGGSALFELPAEGVTLADMKDVTNQLLACGADIVEINTIRKHLSGVKGGRFAKLCAPARVFMVVLSDVLGDRLDSIASGPAWPDESTSEEAFSIIKKYDLHIKPELLKILAQETPKKLDNVTAVITGSVTALCEAACNIAKSKGYEPLLLTTTMTCEAKEAGAFFASIAREIKFSGRPVKAPCAIIAGGETVVHLTGKGMGGRNQEFALSAAQGISGLDNVIIASLGSDGTDGPTDSAGGIVDGQTESKLKAANISISETLKNNDSYNALKTVNALLMTGPTGTNVNDLAIALII
- a CDS encoding TRAP transporter large permease, with the protein product MVIVFLLLGLIIFAFIGVPLAFSIGASCITYLSAVRPMFLTMMPQRIWNGVYSELMIAMPLFMLAGELMNTGGITKRIIDFCMEILRPIHGGLGEVNVVGSMIFGGISGSSVADTSALGSILIPAMEKEGYPKSASAGITVASSTMGMIIPPSTPMVVYAMVSGASIGALFMAGAVPGILIGISQTLLVFWFSVKNGWHPKQIPFSSKRFWGAMFAGIPALLMPVFIVLCVSGGICTASESAGVAVLYSLLVGFFLYRELTLKDVWVALKKTLISSSSVMLIIGFTQIFTWILTIQKVPEIVANFFMSMNVSRVGIALMFDVLILIIGTFIDVSPAILLLTPIMLPVMEHFGISALQFGAMMITGLAIGLVTPPVGMCLNACNKINRMPIIDIFKGAAPYILCNVIVLVAISVWPELTAFLPRLLGY
- a CDS encoding TRAP transporter small permease, with product MKDNENFLEKLYIGIGALAMGLLAGLVIFTVIARYCFSLSWKSVSEFNVTLFAFTTFWGMGINVLKDEHVSITILSDKFRPAVKRWMSIFNGLIVLIVDCVFINYSWLYAQRMGKQISQGMEVPMIYMYGIMPVCGVICALCILIKIYRNYKAPLSYFASQEHEQEGEIF